CAGCGAGTGGCACTTGGCCGCGCGATTGTGCGCAGGCCCAAAGTGTTTCTGTTCGACGAACCGCTCTCGAACCTTGACCCGAAACTGCGAACCGGCATGCGCGTCGAAATCAAGCGCCTGCACCGGCAGCTTGCGTCGACGATGATCTATGTAACGCACGACCAGCTTGAGGCGATGACACTCGGCGACCGCATCGTGGTGATCAACCAGGGCAAAATTCAGCAGGTGGGTAAACCAATCGATGTCTACAATAAGCCACAAAACCTTTTTACCGCGGGTTTTATCGGCAGCCCTCCCATGAACTTTTTTGAACTCACCCTTTACCACGAGGGCGAGCAGCTATTGCTCAAGAACGACGTGTTTAGTCTGTCTCTTTCTGCATCGCACGCACTTGCGGCGCCGCTGCTGAAAAGTTTTGCGGGTGCGCCGAAACTCACGGCCGGCATTCGCGCCGAGCATTTGAAAATTGCGCGGGCTGGCACCACCAAACCTTCTATACACGCTCTTGTCGAAGTCGTTGAGCCGGCCGCGCCAGAGGTATTTTTGTATCTCAAAAGCGGCAATGCGTCGTTCGTGATGCGCGACGACACTGTGCTCGAGCCGCTGGTGCAGGCGGGCGAGACGCTCGGCGTGTATGCCGAGCCCGAGAATATCCATTTTTTTGATGGCAATGGCGTGAGGCTGGCATAAAATAGTCTGAGTGAGGCGAATATGAAAAAAAAGATCAAGGTCGCGAATACTCAAGCTATGCCAAAAGTTTCAGATTCGATGAAACCCTATAGCGTTATCAAGAACAAGAACAGTAAACCCGTCTTCGTTCTGGTCCCTTACGAGGTTTGGCAAGAATCGAAGCAAAAATTGGGGTCTCGGTCAACGAGAAAAATTTCGACCGGCGAACCGCCGAAAAGAAGCGTCAAAAGTAATCCTTGGGTAGATTTCGCAGGCTCGCTGGAGGTTCGCGAAGACGGCCTCGAGTTCCAAAAGCGTCTCCGAAGCGAATGGTCGTGAATAACCTCAAAGACACGAACATTGCGATCTACCAGCTTCAGAACCGACTCGTCAACCAGCTGTCTGAGGGCAGATATTTTCTTTCGGTCATATCTGAAATTGAGCTGCTTGCATATCCCGGCCTCACGAAAACTGAGGAGCAAAATATCAAGATGCTGCTGAAGACTCTCGATATCGTACCCCTGAGTGAAGCTGTGAAAAGCGAGACGATTGCGATTAAACGGAAGCATCAGTTGAAACTACCAGATGCGATAATCGTCGCCACCGCAAAGGTGCATAAGTGCCTGCTGCTTACGAATGATGAGCATATTGCAAGACAGAATATTGTAGAGACTCGTGCTTGTGCCGTAAAGAAACCAGGTAGATGAAGAGTAACTTCGCTTATCCAATGCGATTGCATAAAGTGACGCCCTACCTCTGGCTCACGCCCTTTCTCGCGGTATTCGGCGTCTTTCTCGCTTACCCGATGATATATTCATTTATTATCAGTCTCAAAAAGGTTACGTGGCAGACAAATTTCTATAACGTCTTTTCTGACATGCAGTGGGTGGGCTTTGCCAACTACAGCGAACTCATCGGCCGCGCCGACTTCTGGTGGTCGCTCATCGCAACCTTCATCTACATGCTGCTGACGATTCCGCTCGGCATATTTCTCTCTTTACTGCTCGCAACGCTGCTCAGTGAAAACCTTCCCGGCAGCCGCTTCTTTCGTTCGGCGCTGTTTCTGCCCAATATTCTCGACATGCTGGTCATCGGCCTCGTGTGGAAGCTCATCTATTCGCCCGACGGCCTGCTCGACACCGCGTTTATGAAAGTGGGGATTCAGTACTTTCATGCAAAAGGCTTTCTGGGTGACGCGCATACTGCGCTCGCGGCGGTCGCGATTGCCATGGTCTTCAAGGGCTGTGGTTTTGGCATGGTGCTTTTCATGACTGCGATGAAAAATATCTCGCCGAATATCTTTGAAGCCGCAGACCTCGACGGCATGACCTGGTGGCAGAAGTTTCGTTACATTCGGGTGCCACTCGTGAAGCCCGTAATTCTGTTTCTGACTGTTACGGGAATTCTAGGGTGCCTGAATGCCTTTACAGAGTTCTATATCATGACCGAGGGAAATCCGGTTACTTTGTTTGCGAATGAAACCGTCGGCGCCACCCGCGTTTCGGGTTATCTTCTTTATACACGCTTCACCGAGATGAACTATGGCTCGGCTGCCGCGATGTCTTACTTCTTGCTGATTTTCGCGCTCGTTGTCTCTTATTTGAACTGGCGTTTTCTGCGGGAGAAAGCGGCGTGAAGAGAATTTTGCTATGGATTTCCATAGCCGCACTCGCAGCGTTCGCGCTGCTGCCGCTCTTCTGGATGGTCATCACCGCGCTCAAAAAAGAGGGCATGGGGCTGAGCACACAGGTTCTGCCTACCGGCGGCTTTTCAGAACTCTACACGTTCAAAAACTTCACCGCCATTCTGGGCGACCCTGATTTTCCGTTTTTTCGCTTTTTGCTGAACAGTACCGTCGTCGCCGGATCAACCGCACTCATTTCAACGACGATCTGCTTCATGTCGGCGTATGCATTCGCGCGCAAGACTTTTCCCGGTAAAGAGCTCGTTTATGGTCTGCTCATGGCGTCGATGATGGTGCCCGGCATGATTTTCATGGTGCCGCAGTTTGCGCTTATCGCCGAATTCGGCTGGATGAACAGCTGGCAGGCGCTGGTGATACCCCACACGGCAAACGTCTTTGGCATTTTTTTGCTCAGGCAGTCGGTGGAGCGCATACCCAAATCGCTCTTTGAGGCAGCCGAAGTCGACGGCGCGAGTGATTGGCAAACGATGCGGCTCGTCGTCGTGCCGCTCGTGTCGCCAGTGCTCTTGACTCTGGTGCTGCTTACCTTTCTCGGCCAGTGGTCAAACTTTCTGTGGCAGCTGATCGTGAACACACCCGACTCAAACTGGATTACACTACCGGTGGGCATTTCCCTTTTCAAAGGCCAGTATTCCATTGCGTGGGAGAAGATGATGGCGGCATCGGTGATTTCTGTGCTGCCTGTGCTGCTGCTGTTCTTATTTTTGCAGCGTTATATCATCAGCGGGTTAACGCAAGGTGGGGTGAAGGAGTGACCGCAAAGATATTCTCCATTTGCCCCCGAATTAATTCGGGGGCAAATGGAATGCTGCTATGGATTTCCTTTGCAGCAATTATTTTGTCTGCCATAACGTGCGGGCAACGGCCCAGGTCACAGAGTAACGGCCCCCGCACTCTCACCCTCTGGCATTCTTACAATAATGAAGAAACTCGTGTCTTTAACGAGCTGCTCTCCGACTACCAAAAACAAAACCCGCACATCAAGATCATTGCCGAGCGCGTACCCTTCGACGGCCTGCTGCCGAAACTCACATCGGCGGCCATTGCGCACCGCACGCCCGACATTGCGCGGGTAGACATTGGCCACATACCCCGGCTGGCGTGGGGTAAGGCGATTGAACCGCTCGACCTTTACGGTGCTGAAAAACTTACGCAGGGCATGCACCGCATTGCGAAACCCGTGGCTTCGGTAACTATGCCGGGCAAAACGGCCAGTGAAATATTTGCGATACCCGACCAGCTCACAACGGTTGCACTCTACTATAACAAAGACCTCATGGCTGCTGCGGCTGTGCAGATACCGCGAACACTCGGTGAATTACGCGCTATCGGCAAAAAGTTTTCAGCACGGGGAAAATCCTCAAAAGCGCTCGCGATTAACTCGTCGCTGTGGTGGATTATGCCGTGGCTGTTCTTGCACGATGCGCAGGTGCTCTCGCCGCAGCTCGACAAGTGCCTTCTGGGGTCTGGCGAAGCGGTCGCGACGCTGGAATATTTGCGCGAGCTCTACACCGAAGGTGTCGAGGCCGGAGCGTGGCTTTCGGGCGCGATCAACCCCGATCAGGGTTTTATGACCGGGCGTTACGCGATGATTCTGTCGGGCCCGTGGAACCTGCAGACGTTCAGCAAGATTAATTTCGGCCTGAGTCTCGTGCCGGGCAATGGCAAACTTCGTTCGGCATCGAATATCGGCGGCTCGGCAATGGTTGTCTTCGCCGCCTCACGCGAAAAACAAGAATCTTACCGGCTGCTCGAATATTTGGTGTCAGAGCCCGTGCAAATAAAATGGATTCAGGGTACGGGCCAGCTAAGCGTGAACCCTGCGGCGAACCGCGCGATGGCGGCATTGTTTTCGAAAGAACTTAAAGTCTTTCTCGAGCAGCTCGACTACGCAGGTGCGCGGCCCGCACTTCCCGGCTATGACGCACTCGAAAGCATTGTGGCGCCCTACCTCTACGCTGCGCTCGACGGGTCGCTCACCAGCCGCGAGGCGTTGAAGCGCGCGTGTACCGATGTCGAGAAGAATTTGCTCATACCCAATAGGTGAACGCCAAGCAGAGCTGAAAGATTATGCCAACTGTACTGCGAATACGAAGCTTTCGATTCCACTTTTATTCGAACGAGGGCATCGAACCGGCTCACATTCACGTTGACACGCCCGATGGCGAATGCAAGTTCTGGCTGAATCCCGTAGAATTGGCTCGCGCCGGTGGGTTGCCGCCGCGAGTATTGCGGGAAATACAGAGTCTTATTTTGGAGAATGAAAGGTTCTTATTGGAGAAATTTCATGAGTACCACGGCAGATAAAGTCACAAAAGAGAAGGAAACAGTCGCTGTTGCCGTTAGAGCAGAGGGGCGTACTATTATCGTAGAACTGTATGACGGTCGCACGGTCAGCTTTCCCGCTGATCGATATAAGATTCTACACAAAGCTAAAGACCACGAACTGAAAGCAGTGACGTTGCGAGCTGGCGGCACCGCTTTGCGTTGGGAGAATCTGGACGAAGACCTTACCGTCGAGGGCATTGTGGCTGGAAGATTTCAGCTGTAGATTATGTCACATCTCGCAGCTATGGAATTTCATAGCTGTGCGCCGCGCGTGGCACAATGCTACCAACCCCTACAAACTATTTACTTTACTTGCTGATCGCGCGCCTAGACTGACGCCCATGCGGCGCGGTGTCGAACTTCTCTTTGCATCGGCATTCGCGCTCGCCGCGGCTGCCTGCAACAGTGAACAAAAACAACGCCAGTATATTCCGGTAATCGACCTGACCGACGCAGAGGGTAACGTCATCGACACTCCCTGCACTAACCCGCAGTCGCCGAACGCGTACGCGCAACCGACAGCGGCTGAGTGGCCGACGATTCGCGACGTGAAAATGGGCGCCGTTTACGATGGCACGAATATCACCTTCAGATTTTTCGCTCCTACCGCGCAGCAGGTCGAAGTTGTTCTATACGACAACGCGGCACAGAGCCTCTTCAGCCCGAATGCAGTCGTGCCGATGACGCGTGACGGTGTCGGCAATGCAGGCTTCGGCGTGTGGAGCTCAGCCGCGTTGACAGTTGCCGACGCGCGCCCGGTCTCGGTTGCAGGCGCGGGCAGGTATTATTACCGTTACCGCATCAACTGCATGCAGAATTATGAAAACAAGACGATCGCTGACCGCGATCGCTATATCACCGACCCTTACGCGCTGGCGAGCGCCGGCTCGCACGGCCATGGCATCATCATCGACACCCAGTGGACCGTGAATAATGTCTTTAGCGGCTGGGCAAATGCCACAGACGGAGTGACCTCAGACATCGGCGGCGCCAACTGGTTTGGCACCGCCCGGCCGCCGACATCGCAATACATCGTATACGAAACGCACCTCGACGACATGAGCGGCGGTGCATCGTGCCTGCAGGCGCATGCCGGCAGCACGTGCAAGACAAACCTGCAGAACTATTACACGGGCAATGCGGCTTTTATGACGGCAATCGGCGCAACTGGCGCCGATAATCTTTCGGGCAAATACGCGGGTTTCGAGGCGATGGCCACTCACCTGTCGTCAACGCTCGGTGCCAATGCAGTGCACCTGATGCCACTGCACGAATCTTCGAACGACAACAAAGACAACCCCGAGAGCTACAGCTGGGGCTACCTGCCCTCACTATTCTTCGCGCCAGAATCGTCTTATTCTTCATACTGCACGCGCGCCAACGCCAACGACACCTGCACGTACGCCGACGCACGCGCGGGCTATCAGGTGCTTGAACTCAAGCGCCTGATAAAGAAGCTGCACTCTCAGGGTATTGCCGTGATTCTCGATGTGGTTTTGAACCACACCTCGAATGCATTCAACTATCTGTACCAGGCAGACCCTTATGGCCGTTATTATTTTCGCACGAACGGGCTTAACTGGTCGAATATCGGCACGGGTAACCAGATCTTCGACGACCGCAACCAGCGGCCATTCGCATACAAGATGGTTATGGACAACATCAAATACTGGGTGAAGCATTTTCACGTCGACGGATTTCGATTCGATCTGGCCGTCGGCACCGCTGAACAAACGCTGCGCGACATACAGAACATGGTCAACGACGCCAACCAGCCGGGAGTCTGGACAACGACGACGCCACCTTCGGCGACACAATCGAGCCTCATTATGGACAGCGAATTTGTTCGCACATCGGCTGCTGAAACCTATGCCACCGACGGCAACACCCGTGACAACTTCAACAATGTCATCAAGTTACCCAATTTCATGACGGGTGAAAACTGGCTCGGCGCGCAGCGCCACGGTTTTATGGTACAGAGCACATGGACATCACCCGATTTTGCTGCTCAGCGCACCGCCGACTACCGGGGTTTCTCGCAGTGGAACGACTACTTTCGCGAATCTCTGAAAAAGTTTATTCAAGGTAACACCGACACGCTGTACACGACGCGCAGCAAGACCGCGATGTATTTCAGCAAGAGCCGCGACGACGGCGTCTGGCAGGGCATCTCGAACCATCCGCCTGACACGCTGAACTATATCGAAAGCCACGACGAAGAGACCGTCGCGCGCGCGGTGCTCGATTCAAAGTCGAAATCGGCAATCGGCAGCGTGCTGCTTCTGACGGCACACGGCATACCGATGCTGTACGAGGGGCAGGAGTTCATGCGCAACCGCCAGATTCAAGACCAAAGCAAGACAGGTAACAACCTCGACTGGCAGCTCGCGACAACAAACGCCGATATGCTTGCATTTGTCGCTACGCTCGTCAAGCTGCGCAGGTCCTGCCCGGCGCTGCGCTACGCATCTGACCCGACGAACACGTTTTCAAATTTCGACACGACGACACCCAACCAGACGATCTCGTTCTTCACGCGCAGCGGCACGAGCTGTTCGGGTTTCACGGGCACAGACGCAGGCTTCATCAACGCCAAATCAGAGTTTCGTATTCTCGCGAACATGACGGGTGGCGCGCAGAACTTCGTCGTTGAAACGGGTGGCGCATCTTGGCGCGCGGTCGCAGCGGCGACAGGCGGTAACGACAACACGAACTGTTCAGACCAGGCAGCGGCGACATTGCGCTTTGCGAATGGCACCGGAACGAACCTCATCAGCGGCTGGGGACCAACGACAAATAACTGGAGCCTGCCGTGCTACAGCGCGGTGGTGTTGGTGAAACAATGAAAAAACATGATCGACAACAAACAATATGCACAGCGCTGCTGTGCATATTATTTGTTGCAAAATGCGCCGGGCCCAAGTCAGACTTCTACCGCATGTACGACGCCGAGCCGCATGCGCCGTCGTTTAATACGACGCAGATCAAGAACATGGAAGTCATGGGCCCAAAGATCGTCGACGGCGGGGTCAGCTTCACCCTCTATTCTGAACGCGCGACACGCGTGCACCTGTTGATCTTCGAAGACCCCGAAAGCAAATATCCTGTGCAGGAATTTCAAATGTCGCGCTTCGGCAACGTCTGGTCGGTTTTTGTGAACGGCGTCGGCCATGGTACTTATTATGGCTACCGCGCCTGGGGGCCAAACTTCGATTATCACCCTTCATGGTACCCCGGCACGCTTTATGGTTTCAAATCAGACTTCGACAACCAGGGTAATCGCTTTAACCCCAACAAACTCTTGCTCGACCCATATGCAAAGGCCGTGCACCGCAAGCATGACTGGACAAAGGGTATGGCCGCCTCGGGCCCTTACCGCCACGAAGACACGACTGCCGCCGCGGGAAAAGGTATCGTGCTGCGTGACAACAACTACAGCTGGAGCGGCGACGAACAGTCGTACTGGTCGCGTAAACAGAGCACGGCCAATCGCCGCGCGCGTAATTCGATAATCTTCTACGAGGTACATCCTAAAGGTATTTCTGCTGCTTCATTACCGGGAATTCCCGGTCTTGCAAATGATTACCGCGCGCGGTTTCCCGGTACGTTTCGCGGCACGGGCGAACTTGCGCCTTATCTCGCAGACTTAGGCATTACAGCGGTTGAGTTTCTACCCGTGCACGAGGCCGGTGGCGACGGCGGCTACTGGAAATACTGGACGCTCAACTTTTTCGCGCCTGAGTTCACGTATGCATACCGACCTGAAAAGGGTTCGCAGGTGAATGAGTTCAGGCAGATGGTCGAACAGTTTCACAAATATAATATCGAAGTCATCATCGACGTCGTTTACAACCACACCGGCGAGGGTGGTCTGTGGCGCGAGAAGGTGCCGCTCATCGAGGGCAATGTGCCGACGAACCCGAACGACCCTTCGAACTTTTGGGGTTATGACCCGGCAGAAACCGCAACGATTCTTTCGTATCGCGGCATCGATAACTACAGCTACTATGCGCTCACTGGCCCCAACAAAGAATTTTATTACGACCACACCGGCACCGGTAACATGGTACGCACCGGCAGCCCGCCCGTGCGCCGCATGGTGATCGACAGCCTGCGCTACTGGGTCGAGCAGATGCACATCGACGGGTTTCGCTTCGACCTCAGCGAGGTGCTCGAAAAAAAAGACGGACAGGCAACCAACAACTGGAACGGTTACAGCTACTGGAAAGAATGGGGCGCCGACAGCACCTCGGGCATTGCGGCGACGCGCAAGAACATGTCAGCCTCGATGTGGATTGTCAACGACCCGGTTCTGCAACGCTATGACACGCGGCTCATCGCCGAGCCATGGTCGATTGGCGGCTATCGCTTCGGCGACCACCCTAAGGCCTATTGTTATGGCGCCGACGGCCAGCACTACGCGGGCTATGAAACGGGCTGTGCGAGTCAGGACACCACCTACACCACGGGTTATGCCTGGTATGAATGGTCAGATCTTTTCAAGCGCGTCTCACGCCGCATCATCAACAACGACGACTACCGCTTCAACGGCGATTCGCCGGTTGATTTCGGTGGCGCGCTCACCGGCAGCGCCGCGAAGTTCAATGAGAGTTTCGACGGTCGCCAACCATACCACAATATCAACAAGATCACCGCGCACGACGGTTTCACGATGTACGACCTGTTGAGCTATAACCAGAAACGCAATGGCATTGGCCCGCTGAACCCACTCGGTACCGACCCGTATTCGGGCGACGACGGCAGCAACTATTCGCGCGACTGGGGATTCAACGAGAACCTGAAGCGGCAAAACTTTCGCAACCTCATCACCCTGCTCATGGTAGCGAACGGCACACCGATGCTCTTGGGTGGCGACGAATGGATGCGCACACAATTCGGTAACAACAACGCCTACAGCACAGGTTCAGACAACCAGTACAACTGGTACCGCTGGGGTGTGTGGGTATCAGACCCCTATGCGTACCGCATGTACGACTTTACACGCAAGATGATACGCTTTCGCAAAGATAACCTGTGGGCGTTCGCGAAGACGACTTACCCCGGCATGAATGATCTCAGCTGGCACGACATCGGCGCATCACCCAATAACTGCGACGCAAGCCTTGCCGGCACGGCCGCATGGGGCGGCACCGACAAGGTGATCGCGCTCTGTTACAAGAACCCGCCAACCGGCAAGACTGAAATTTACATCGCTTTCAACCTGGGTGGCACGACGACGCACAATATAAACCTGCCGACCGGCACCTGGAACGTCGTCGTCGACACACAATACTACTTTGAAGGATTTCATGCGAACCTAAGCGGTAACTACTGCGCCAATAGTTCAGACTCAACGTTTAACCCGGCGGCGCCAAAATGCAACGCGAGCACTGTGACAGGCACATACTCGCTGCCGCCGCGCAGTGTGTTAATTTTACAGAAGCAATAAGCGAATCTCTTCGATGAAATTGCAGACGGCTCAGAAACTTCTATTCATCGTCGCCGCCATACCCACCTTCTGGCTGTGGGCACAGGGCAACGCTGACAAGATCAGACTCAATCGCCCGGCTGCGCCCGCAAGTTTCAACGCGGCGAAAGAAGAGTCCACCGAAGCAGCGGCTAAGGCAGATGCGGCCGCGGCGACCGCTGTCAAGACAGAAGACGCTACCGACCTTGAAGAAAAGAAGAGCGGCTTTAAAATTCCGAAGCCGTTTTTCTTTAACATGTACTTTCGCGCCAGCGCGCAAGATGACTTTGGTTATAACTCCCCCACACTCGGCTGGTCGCCGTTTTATGGCCGACTCATGAACGAGACACCGTGGCTCATGGCCGACTTTGGCTACCATGTCGTGCGACCCGAAACACCGGGAGCGCCGCGCGCGACGCTCTTCATGCGAATCGAAGGCGGCAGCTTTCGCGGTTATGATAAAGGCCAGGGTTCGCTCGGCAATTTTAACATCAACCACATCTGGGTTGAAACGGAGAATGTGCTCGCGAAAACTCTCGTGACGCAGACGGGCAACCTGTGGTACAACATGGGCTACATCGGTATCTTCGACAATTTTACCTCGCAGGTTTTCTATGACACGATCGGCTTTCGCGCGGGCCAACGCACCAAGTGGTTTGAATATTTCGCCGGCGTCGGCGATTCGGGCTGGTCGATCTACCGCAACCGCAGCTACGACGGCTGGCAAGGCCACCAGTACGCAGTGATACCGACAGTGGGCGGTCTCGTGAAACTGAATCTTTACGAGATGCAGGCGCTGAAGAGTTTCAGCAACAAGTTTATGCCCAAGTGGCAACTCGGCACCACCTTTCAGATGATGTGGGAGAGAGAAAGCGAGACGAACCGCGGCGCCCCCAACCAAACGCCGTCTGTCGCCTATGCCGATGTGATGCGCGGTGAAGCGTTCAAAAAGTTTATGCTCGAGAATCCCGGCAATTCAGACTTTTTTCCCTGGGCGCAGTCGACCGGTGCAAACTACTGGCGCGGCACGCTGTGGACTGGTTTTGGCGGCCCCGAGTTTGGCCCGCTCAAAATTTATTGGAACGATCTCAGCGTTCGCTTTGAGAAAAAAGCGCCGCAGATCGCGGTACGCGAAACGTACGACAACGAAAGCAAAGACATTTATATATCCTCATTTACCGATGAACGCTACGAGTTCACACTCTATGACGAAATTCAGATTCGCCTGCTGCCGAATCACTTCGACCTGAACGCGGGTTTTGCGTTCGGCAAAAGCTGGGATAACGACAACCGCATTCGTCCCGACGACCACAACAGCACGCGCTATTCGGTTGTCGTTCGCCCGATGTGGTACATCACCGAACACCTGCACTACCTGCTTGAGCTCGTCTATTCGCGCGAAAAATCGACCATCGGTAACCGCTACCGCGAACACTTCAACTCGATCAAGTCGAACACCGGCGGCATACCCGACGTCGATGGTCTCGAATGGGGCGACACCGACACAAAACACACATACCAGATCAAAACCGGTTTCACGATTAACCCTGCAGGGCGCGGCATCTATTCGCGCCCGGTGATTCGCCTGCTCTATGGCGTGCAGCATTCAAACGTTCAGGGTGCGTTCGGCAACAGTTTTGAAGAGAGCCTTAACCGCCGCAACCAGTTCAACCTCAACCGCGACATTCACTGGCACCACATGGTGCGCGTCGAATTCGAACACTGGTTCTCAGTCAGCGGATGGGAAGAAGGCTACATGCCCCCCATGGCGCAGCAGACCGAACGCCTGTCGCAGGTTCATAAAGGTGAGGATATCGACCCTTCTAAACCAAAGCGCTACGACATCTTCACGACTCTGTGGGGCGGTTGGGCGCTGCAGGTGGGGCCAATGACCACGGGGCTTGCCGACAGGTACGTGAACGACGCCGATGGCTGCCTCGGCCTCACGAGCCGGCAGT
The sequence above is a segment of the Turneriella parva DSM 21527 genome. Coding sequences within it:
- a CDS encoding carbohydrate porin, with the translated sequence MKLQTAQKLLFIVAAIPTFWLWAQGNADKIRLNRPAAPASFNAAKEESTEAAAKADAAAATAVKTEDATDLEEKKSGFKIPKPFFFNMYFRASAQDDFGYNSPTLGWSPFYGRLMNETPWLMADFGYHVVRPETPGAPRATLFMRIEGGSFRGYDKGQGSLGNFNINHIWVETENVLAKTLVTQTGNLWYNMGYIGIFDNFTSQVFYDTIGFRAGQRTKWFEYFAGVGDSGWSIYRNRSYDGWQGHQYAVIPTVGGLVKLNLYEMQALKSFSNKFMPKWQLGTTFQMMWERESETNRGAPNQTPSVAYADVMRGEAFKKFMLENPGNSDFFPWAQSTGANYWRGTLWTGFGGPEFGPLKIYWNDLSVRFEKKAPQIAVRETYDNESKDIYISSFTDERYEFTLYDEIQIRLLPNHFDLNAGFAFGKSWDNDNRIRPDDHNSTRYSVVVRPMWYITEHLHYLLELVYSREKSTIGNRYREHFNSIKSNTGGIPDVDGLEWGDTDTKHTYQIKTGFTINPAGRGIYSRPVIRLLYGVQHSNVQGAFGNSFEESLNRRNQFNLNRDIHWHHMVRVEFEHWFSVSGWEEGYMPPMAQQTERLSQVHKGEDIDPSKPKRYDIFTTLWGGWALQVGPMTTGLADRYVNDADGCLGLTSRQCVINYSTGGVSGGGHVTARSGDIAYTGGMWFLPVYQFTVDRTTGNTESSLNFFAVTAGVRYYLPFVPESLKGIFVGGELGYGIPLLQYSVRGSPKSVDLGTYVIVTGNLGYQYRLSEKISFEAAARFVFMPTSPVSLAIIPTVGASYHL